The DNA window GTTGAGAAGTTCTGTAGCGGGTGCAATAAAATCCGTGACCTGTTCAAATAGCGGGGTGACGCGTTCGAAGACAGGGGTGAGCATGCTGCGCGACTGTTCCTCACCGCTCGCACCGGCGACGATGACAACGACAAGGGTGACGAGTATCAACGCGGCAGCGGCAGTGTAGCGGAAGATGCGGATGCGATCGGGGCCGCGGTGCGAAGCAGGCGCGTGCACTGCGTTGAGAACGGAGGCATCGAAATACGTGGATGGTTCATGCAGTGGAAGGTCTTGCAGCACGCCGGAGATCCCACGCTCGAGTTCGACAACACTGCGGCACTCGGCACAATCGTGAAGATGGGCTTCAACGTTGCTTCGATGCTCGCTGTCGAGCATTCCATCAGCGAACTGCTGCAATATGTCAGGTGCTGGATGCTGCATGATCTTTATGGCGTTGTTTCAATATACGAATACTTGCGGAGCACGTGCTTTCGGAGCTCGGCGCGCGCTCGG is part of the bacterium genome and encodes:
- a CDS encoding zf-HC2 domain-containing protein, whose translation is MQHPAPDILQQFADGMLDSEHRSNVEAHLHDCAECRSVVELERGISGVLQDLPLHEPSTYFDASVLNAVHAPASHRGPDRIRIFRYTAAAALILVTLVVVIVAGASGEEQSRSMLTPVFERVTPLFEQVTDFIAPATELLNNKSTRVAPDLDAQSESVVRVFFIAVLALLIFGGLERVLLPRFRHGHRH